The sequence below is a genomic window from Streptococcus pantholopis.
ATAGTGGATATTTTTAATAATGAGTTCATTCCGAACACCGGTGACTTTAGTGTGCCTTATGGTGTTATAATGCTTAAGATCGGTATAGATAAAATCAACATATGAAATAAGATCCACAAACTGTTCATGTTTGGCGAAGGCTGTTGTCTCAATAGCAGTATGTATACCTAATGCTTTAGCCCGTTTTAAAATGGCTCTGGCAAATTCATATTGCGCAAAAATTTCACCGCCGGATAAGGTTAAACCGCCGCCTGATTCTTCGTAAAAATCCTGATCCTTTAAAACCTCTTCTATAATCTCATCAACGGTGCGTTCCTCACCAATTGTGGTTGGCAGCTTGGTTTCTGCATCTAATATTGGTTCAGGCTGATGTTTTTGAGATTCTGGATTTGAACACCAAGGGCAGCGCAAGGGGCAGCCCTTTAAGAAAACAGTTGTCCGGATGCCTGGCCCATCGTGAATACTGAAATGCTGGATGTTGAAAACAATGCCTTTGTCCGCGGTCATAAGACTTTCCTCCTTCTAATACTAGTTTAAACTAAAAACGAAACAATATCAATTACGAACGAAAGAAAAAAGTGCTGTTTTTCCAAAGAAAAATTTGTTAAAATAAAGTGGTGAGGTGAAAAAAATGAACCGTTTAGATAAGATTATCAGCTTGGTTTCCCAAGAAAAAAAAATAGATGTCAATACCCTCTCTGAAAAGATGGGGGTTTCCAAAGTAACCATTCGCAAAGATTTAGATAAATTGGAGAGGAGAGGACTGCTTCACAGAGAACATGGCTATGCAGTTCTGAACAGCGGCGATGATTTAAACGTCCGGCTCTCTTACAATTACGCGGTCAAAAAACGTATTGCCGAAAGAGCAGCTGAACTGATAAGAGATAATGATACCATTATGATTGAGTCCGGTTCCACCTGTGCCTTGCTGGCAGAGGCGGTCTGCCAGACACGGCGGAATGTCAAAATGATTACGAATTCCTGTTTTATTGCCAATTACATTCGAAACTATGATTCCTGTCAGGTGATTTTACTTGGAGGCAATTACCAGCCGGTTTCTGAAGTAACAGTAGGCCCTCTTGTTAAAGAAATGATTAGTTTTTTCCATGTGGACAAGCTGTTTGTCGGAACAGACGGCTTTGATCCTTCTGTAGGTTTTATGGGTAAAGACATGATGCGCTGTGAAGCAGTAAGCTGCATGGCTGACAGAGCAGATGAATTAGTGATATTGACAGACTCCAGTAAGTTCACTAAACGCAGTCTGGTCCATCAGTTTTCATTAGAGCAGGTTAAGCAAGTCATAACCGACAGCTCACTGGCTGATGAACAGCACCGTCTGCTGACGGCGCAAGACATCCGAGTTACAGTAGTTTAATCATCGCTTGCACTTTCCGCTTGGAAGGTGTTTTTTTCTTGCAAAAAAGTCTTGCATTTTGCTTTTTAAGGGTTATAATGATTACGAAAGAAAAAAAATATATTACGAAAGAAAAGGAGAAAATGATGGCTGTCCAATTATTAACCCAAAACTACACAAACGCTACTCAGAAAAATTCGCAGCAGCATTTCGGCTATTTGACCGAGCGTATGTATGCTTATCGTGATAAGGTGCTTGATAAAAAGCCTTATATTGATGCAGAACGGGCGATTTTAGCAACCGAAAGCTATCGTAAGCATCAAAACCAGCCGGTTGTGATGAAACGTGCCTTAATGCTGAAAAATATTTTGGAAAAAATGTCAATCTATATTGATGATGAAACCCTGATTGTCGGCAATCAAGCTTCCGGTGATAAGGATGCACCGATTTTTCCTGAGTATACTCTTGAATTTGTTATGAATGAGCTTGATCTTTTTGAAAAGCGTGATGGCGATGTCTTCTACATTACAGAAGAAACAAAAGATGAGCTGCGCAAACTGGCGCCTTTTTGGGAGAACAACAATCTCCGTGCTAAAGCAGGAGCCGTTCTTCCTGAAGAAGTGGAAGTCTATATGGAAACCGAATTCTTCGGTATGGAAGGTAAAATGAATTCTGGTGATGCTCATTTGGCTGTTAATTATCAAAAGCTTTTACAAGAAGGGCTCATCGGATTTGAGAAAAAAACGCGTCAGGCTAAGGCTGATCTTGATCTGACAGTCCCTGAAAGCATTGATAAGTACCATTTTTATGATGCGATTTTGATTGTGATTGAGGCTGTCAAAACTTATGCCAACCGTTTTGCTAAACTGGCAAGCGAAATGGCAGAAACTGCCTCTCCCAAGCGACGTAAAGAGTTATTGGAAATCGCCGATATCTGTCAGCATGTGCCCTACCGTCCGGCGCGCAGCTTTGCAGAGGCAGTCCAATCGGTCTGGTTTATTCAATGTATCCTGCAAATCGAATCCAATGGGCATTCCCTCTCCTACGGGCGTTTTGATCAGTATATGTATCCCTATGCTAAGGCTGATTTAGAGGCCGGTCGCGAGACAGAGGACTCTATTATTGAACGCCTGACTAATCTTTGGATTAAAACCTTAACAATCAACAAGGTTCGCAGTCAGGCCCATACTTTCTCATCTGCCGGCAGTCCGCTCTATCAAAATGTTACTATCGGCGGACAAACGCGTGATAAAAAAGATGCTGTTAATCCCCTGTCATTCTTGGTACTCAAATCAGTAGCACAGACTCATTTGCCGCAGCCTAATCTGACTGTTCGCTATCATGCGGGACTTCATAAGGCCTTTATGAACGAAGCTATTGAAGTAATGAAGCTTGGATTTGGAATGCCGGCTTTCAATAATGATGAAGTCATTATCCCTTCCTTTATTGCTAAAGGTGTAGCAGAAGAAGATGCCTATGATTATTCAGCTATCGGCTGTGTTGAAACGGCTGTTCCCGGTAAATGGGGCTATCGCTGTACAGGTATGAGTTATATGAATTTTCCTAAAGTGTTGCTCATCACGATGAACGGCGGTATAGATCCGGCTTCAGGCAAGCGGTTTGCACCAGATTACGGGCGCTTTACTCAAATGACTTCTTATGCTGAACTCAAAACGGCTTGGGATAAAACGCTGCGTTATTTGACTCGTATGAGTGTTATTGTAGAAAATGCCATTGATCTCAGTCTTGAACGTGAAGTACCAGATATTCTTTGTTCGGCCTTAACAGATGACTGTATTGGCCGAGGGAAACATCTGAAGGAAGGCGGAGCTGTCTATGACTTTATTTCTGGTCTGCAAGTCGGTATCGCCAATCTGGCAGATTCTCTGGCAGCCATTAAGAAATTGGTTTTTGAAGAAAAGCGGCTGACGACTGGTGAACTCTGGGATGCACTGCAGTCAGATTATGCCGGTGAGCGCGGTGAGGCAATCCGTCAGATGCTGATCAATGACGCACCAAAATACGGCAATGATGACGACTATGCTGATAGTTTGGTACGTGACTGCTATGATGTGTACGTAGATGAAATAGCAAAATATCCCAACACGCGCTATGGCCGCGGGCCAATCGGCGGTATCCGCTATTCAGGTACTTCCTCCATTTCAGCTAATGTCGGTCAGGGGCGCGGTACCTTAGCAACACCTGACGGCCGCCATGCAGGAACACCGCTGGCAGAGGGCTGTTCACCATCACATAATATGGATAAAAAGGGACCTACTTCAGTTTTAAAATCTGTTTCAAAATTACCAACTGAGGAAATTGTTGGCGGTGTTTTGCTCAATCAAAAAGTTAATCCCCAAACGCTTGCTAAAGAAGAAGACAAGGCAAAACTTATTGCTCTTCTGCGTGCTTTCTTTAACCGCCTGCACGGCTACCATATCCAATACAATGTTGTCTCGCGCGAAACCTTGATTGATGCTCAAAAGCATCCGGAAAAACACCGTGACTTGATTGTGCGTGTAGCAGGTTATTCGGCCTTCTTCAATGTGCTCTCAAAAGCGACACAGGATGATATTATTGCTCGGACAGAACATGTGATTTAATCATTAGAGTAAGCGAGACAGAAAGGATAGGACTTATGGAATTCTTATTGGATACATTGAACTTAGAAGCTATCAGAAGATGGTCAGAGATTTTGCCTTTGGCCGGAGTGACCTCCAACCCAACTATTATCAAAAAAGAAGGCAAGATCGATGTCTTTAAGCGTATTAAAGAAGTGCGTGATATTATCGGCAAGGACAGCAGTTTACATGTACAGGTTGTAGCCCAGGATTATGAAGGGATCCTTAAAGATGCTGCCGAGATTCGCAAACAAGCCGGCGATACTATTTTTATTAAAGTTCCCGTGACTACGGCAGGATTAAGAGCGATTAAGACCTTAAAAAAAGAAGGTTCTAAGGTTACTGCCACAGCTATTTACACTGTATTTCAAGGGCTTTTAGCTATTGAAGCCGGTGCAGATTACTTAGCGCCTTACTATAACCGTATGGAAAATCTGAATATTGACTCAGCAGCAGTTATTAGACAGCTATCGCAGGCTATTGAACAACAGAGAGCAGCATCTAAGATTTTAGCCGCCAGTTTTAAAAATGTCGGCCAAATCAATCAAGCATTCAGCTCCGGTGCTCACGCTGTAACTGCAGGACCTGATATCTTTGAAGCTGGTTTTGCTATGCCTTCTATCCAAAAAGCAGTTGATGACTTTACGGCTGATTGGCAGGCTGTCTACGGCAAGAACCATCTTTAGTCAGGCAAAACTTAAAGAGCCTTTAAAAAACGCTGTCCAACCCCCTTTATTGTGTGAAGGAAAGGAATTCAACATGAAAGTATTTACCAGTCCATCTCGCTACATTCAAGGTAAAAACGCCCTGTTTCATAACATTAAATCAATTCTTAATCTGGGCTCTCATCCGCTTTTGCTGGCTGATGATGTGGTTTATGACATTATTGGCAGCCGGTTTGAAAAGCACTTAGCTCAAGAGGGTTTGATTGTAACCCGCTTATCCTTTAACGGTGAAGCTTCAGAGAATGAAATTAACCGTGTAACGACTGTTGCTAAAGAAAAAAAGAATGATTTAATTATTGGTCTTGGCGGAGGAAAAACAATTGACAGTGCTAAGGCAGTTGCTGATTTGCTGGGAGTTCCGGTCGTGATTGCCCCAACTGTTGCCTCGACAGATGCGCCAACTTCAGCTTTATCGGTTATTTATTCAGATGAAGGAACTTTTGAAAAGTACATGTTCTATTCAAAAAATCCAGATTTGGTTTTAGTTGATACGACCGTCATCAGTAAAGCCCCTAAACGTCTTTTGGCTTCCGGAATGGCTGATGCTTTGGCGACATGGGTGGAGGCAAGAGCTGTCCAACAAAGAAATGGGGAAACCATGGTTGGGTCCTCCCAGACCTTGGCAGGTCTAGCAATTGCTCAGGTCTGTGAAAAGACCTTATTCGCCGATGGAATTCAGGCTTTAGCAGCTTGTGAAGCTCAAGCTGTGACCAAGGCTTTAGACAATGTCATTGAAGCCAATACCTTGCTTAGCGGTATTGGATTTGAAAGCGGTGGTTTAGCAGCTGCTCACGCTATTCATAATGGTTTTACAGCCTTAACCGGTGACATTCACCACCTAACACATGGTGAAAAAGTAGCTTATGGGACGCTGACTCAGCTTTTCCTTGAAAATCGTTCAAAGGAAGAGATTGATAAATATATTCGTTTTTACCGTCAAATTGGCATGCCGACGACCTTGGCAGAAATGCACCTTGCCCAAGCCTCTTATGAAGATTTACTCAAAGTCGGCCGGCAGGCAACTGTTAAAGGAGAGACGATACACCAGATGCCGTTTAAGGTCACACCTGAAGCTGTCGCAGACGCTCTTATTACAGTTGATCAATATGTCAGAGAGCTCTATTAAAAACTGCTATTCATTTTGGTGAGCTGCTGTATTTTCAGGTAAAAAGGAAGCTGAGACAAAAAATATCTCAGCTTCTTTTGTTTTATAGCAGTACAGTCATTTTTGGGACCGTTTCGGTCAGTGTCAGAAGAAAACTGTTTTTCTTTTTCTGTTTAATTAAGTAAGGAAATTTAGAGCCAGCACCGTGTTTGCCGACTGTAGTCACGGTAAAGCTGGCCGAATTTTTTATATAAAATGCGCACCCCTGCCAAGACGACTAGAAGGGTGCGGCTCAAATCGATTCTGCTTTCTTTAATAAGACACAGGCTTTCCCAAACGGTCCTCGCTGGTCTTTTTTGTTATTATATCAAAAAAGGTGAGCTTTTCCATTTTCGGCTTTTTAGGTTTTGCTCAAAGCCAATGTTTAATGCTATAATAAAAAGTGAAGAAATTGAGGTAAATGATGTTATTTAAGGAATTTAATTTCAGCGCTTTTATTCAGGAAGCCTTAGATGAACTGGGTTTTCAGGAGCCGACAGCTGTTCAGGAAAAACTGATACCTGTCATTCGCTCCGGAGTCGATCTGGTTGGAGAGTCTCAGACGGGGTCGGGTAAGACACATACCTTTCTCTTACCGATTTTTGAAAAACTAAACCCTGACATTTCAGCTGTTCAGGCTGTTATCACGGTGCCCAGCCGAGAATTAGCCTATCAAATTTTGCAGGCAGCAAAGCAGATTGCCGTTCATTCACAGTCTGACATTCGCATCGCTCATTATGTTGGCGGAACTGATAAGCTCCGGCAGCTTGAAAAGCTTAAATCAAGCCAGCCTCATATCGTGATTGGAACACCGGGGCGTATCTATGATCTCCTGCAGTCAGGATCCCTAGTGATTCACAAGACCCAGACCTTTGTTGTAGACGAAGCTGATATGACCTTGGATATGGGCTTTTTGGATACAGTTGATAAAATTGCTGCTGCATTGCCTAAAGAGGTGCAGATTCTTGTGTTTTCGGCAACTATTCCGCAAAAGCTTCAGCCTTTTTTAAAAAAATACTTGGCTAATCCGGTTATAGAAAAGATTGCCTCTGAATCGGTCATTGCAGATAGTATCGACAATTGGCTGCTGTCAACTAAGGGGCGGGAAAAAAACACTCAGATCTTAGAAATGACAAAAGCTCTTTCCCCCTATCTGGCTATTATCTTTGTCAATACTAAAGAACGTGCAGAAGACCTGCACGCTTATCTGACAAGTAATGGCGTAAAGGCTGCTAAACTCCACGGCGGTGTTGTACCCCGCGAACGTAGGCGGATTATGAATCAGGTTAAAAAACTTGATTTTGATTATATCGTTGCAACAGACCTTGCGGCCCGCGGAATTGATATTGAAGGTGTCAGTCATGTGATTAATGACGCGATTCCTCAAGACCTGTCCTTTTTTATACACCGTGTCGGCCGTACCGGGCGCAACGGTTTGCCGGGAATCGCCATTACATTGTATCAGCCGGATGATGACTCTGATATCAGGGAGTTAGAAAAAATGGGTATCCGCTTTGTGCCTAAGATTTTAAAAGACGGACATTTCCAAAATACCTATGACCGAGACCGGCGTTTGCACCGCAAACCGGCTTACCAGCCTTTGGATACTGAAATGATCGGTCTGATTAAAAAGAAAAAGAAGAAAATCAAACCTGGTTATAAAAAGAAAATTCAGTGGCAGGCCAATGAAAAACGGCGCAAAGAGCGCCGGGCTGCAGCCCGTTCTCAAGAACGTTCCAAGCGAAAAGCTAAGAGACAGAGTTTTTAATTCATAATAAAAAGCCATAGGCAGCGCTATTGTCAACAGCTGCCTTTTTGTTTTAAATTTTTCATTCTTAACTGTTTTTTAATGTAGTAAAAAGATAAGAGAGAATTTAATGAGTGGAAACTCTTTGCTTTTTTTAGAATGACATTGCGATAAGGCTTAAATTTTGCTAAAATTGAGAATAAATAATAGTTAAGAGGTACAGACATGTCAAAAATTCTCGTTTTCGGCCACCAGAATCCGGATTCTGATGCTATCGGCTCAGCTGTAGCCTTTGCCTATTTGGCTAAAGAAGCTTACGGTTTAGAAACAGAAGCGGCGGCTTTAGGCGCTCCTAATGAGGAAACCGCTTTTGTTTTGGATTATTTCGGTGTTCCGGCGCCGCAGGTGATTGCTTCTGCCAAAGCAGCAGGTGCCCAGCAGGTTATTTTAACAGATCATAATGAATTCCAGCAATCGGTTGCGGATATTAAAGATGTTGATGTTATCGGAGTAGTGGATCATCACCGTGTTGCTAATTTTGAAACAGCCAATCCTCTGTTTATGCGGCTTGAGCCGGTTGGTTCAGCCTCTTCAATTGTCTATCGGATGTTTAAGGAAAATCAAGTAGCTGTTCCTAAAGCTATAGCCGGTCTGCTGCTGTCCGGCCTGATTTCTGATACCTTGCTGCTAAAATCACCGACAACACATACAAGTGATAAGGCAGTAGCAGAG
It includes:
- a CDS encoding glycyl-radical enzyme activating protein, which codes for MTADKGIVFNIQHFSIHDGPGIRTTVFLKGCPLRCPWCSNPESQKHQPEPILDAETKLPTTIGEERTVDEIIEEVLKDQDFYEESGGGLTLSGGEIFAQYEFARAILKRAKALGIHTAIETTAFAKHEQFVDLISYVDFIYTDLKHYNTIRHTKVTGVRNELIIKNIHYAFEQGKTIVLRIPVIPHFNDSLEDAKAFAQLFNTLDIREVQLLPFHQFGENKYALLKRSYDMAGVPALHPEDLIDYQNVFLEHNIHCFF
- a CDS encoding DeoR/GlpR family DNA-binding transcription regulator, yielding MNRLDKIISLVSQEKKIDVNTLSEKMGVSKVTIRKDLDKLERRGLLHREHGYAVLNSGDDLNVRLSYNYAVKKRIAERAAELIRDNDTIMIESGSTCALLAEAVCQTRRNVKMITNSCFIANYIRNYDSCQVILLGGNYQPVSEVTVGPLVKEMISFFHVDKLFVGTDGFDPSVGFMGKDMMRCEAVSCMADRADELVILTDSSKFTKRSLVHQFSLEQVKQVITDSSLADEQHRLLTAQDIRVTVV
- a CDS encoding glycyl radical protein, with the translated sequence MAVQLLTQNYTNATQKNSQQHFGYLTERMYAYRDKVLDKKPYIDAERAILATESYRKHQNQPVVMKRALMLKNILEKMSIYIDDETLIVGNQASGDKDAPIFPEYTLEFVMNELDLFEKRDGDVFYITEETKDELRKLAPFWENNNLRAKAGAVLPEEVEVYMETEFFGMEGKMNSGDAHLAVNYQKLLQEGLIGFEKKTRQAKADLDLTVPESIDKYHFYDAILIVIEAVKTYANRFAKLASEMAETASPKRRKELLEIADICQHVPYRPARSFAEAVQSVWFIQCILQIESNGHSLSYGRFDQYMYPYAKADLEAGRETEDSIIERLTNLWIKTLTINKVRSQAHTFSSAGSPLYQNVTIGGQTRDKKDAVNPLSFLVLKSVAQTHLPQPNLTVRYHAGLHKAFMNEAIEVMKLGFGMPAFNNDEVIIPSFIAKGVAEEDAYDYSAIGCVETAVPGKWGYRCTGMSYMNFPKVLLITMNGGIDPASGKRFAPDYGRFTQMTSYAELKTAWDKTLRYLTRMSVIVENAIDLSLEREVPDILCSALTDDCIGRGKHLKEGGAVYDFISGLQVGIANLADSLAAIKKLVFEEKRLTTGELWDALQSDYAGERGEAIRQMLINDAPKYGNDDDYADSLVRDCYDVYVDEIAKYPNTRYGRGPIGGIRYSGTSSISANVGQGRGTLATPDGRHAGTPLAEGCSPSHNMDKKGPTSVLKSVSKLPTEEIVGGVLLNQKVNPQTLAKEEDKAKLIALLRAFFNRLHGYHIQYNVVSRETLIDAQKHPEKHRDLIVRVAGYSAFFNVLSKATQDDIIARTEHVI
- a CDS encoding fructose-6-phosphate aldolase; its protein translation is MEFLLDTLNLEAIRRWSEILPLAGVTSNPTIIKKEGKIDVFKRIKEVRDIIGKDSSLHVQVVAQDYEGILKDAAEIRKQAGDTIFIKVPVTTAGLRAIKTLKKEGSKVTATAIYTVFQGLLAIEAGADYLAPYYNRMENLNIDSAAVIRQLSQAIEQQRAASKILAASFKNVGQINQAFSSGAHAVTAGPDIFEAGFAMPSIQKAVDDFTADWQAVYGKNHL
- a CDS encoding glycerol dehydrogenase — translated: MKVFTSPSRYIQGKNALFHNIKSILNLGSHPLLLADDVVYDIIGSRFEKHLAQEGLIVTRLSFNGEASENEINRVTTVAKEKKNDLIIGLGGGKTIDSAKAVADLLGVPVVIAPTVASTDAPTSALSVIYSDEGTFEKYMFYSKNPDLVLVDTTVISKAPKRLLASGMADALATWVEARAVQQRNGETMVGSSQTLAGLAIAQVCEKTLFADGIQALAACEAQAVTKALDNVIEANTLLSGIGFESGGLAAAHAIHNGFTALTGDIHHLTHGEKVAYGTLTQLFLENRSKEEIDKYIRFYRQIGMPTTLAEMHLAQASYEDLLKVGRQATVKGETIHQMPFKVTPEAVADALITVDQYVRELY
- a CDS encoding DEAD/DEAH box helicase, giving the protein MLFKEFNFSAFIQEALDELGFQEPTAVQEKLIPVIRSGVDLVGESQTGSGKTHTFLLPIFEKLNPDISAVQAVITVPSRELAYQILQAAKQIAVHSQSDIRIAHYVGGTDKLRQLEKLKSSQPHIVIGTPGRIYDLLQSGSLVIHKTQTFVVDEADMTLDMGFLDTVDKIAAALPKEVQILVFSATIPQKLQPFLKKYLANPVIEKIASESVIADSIDNWLLSTKGREKNTQILEMTKALSPYLAIIFVNTKERAEDLHAYLTSNGVKAAKLHGGVVPRERRRIMNQVKKLDFDYIVATDLAARGIDIEGVSHVINDAIPQDLSFFIHRVGRTGRNGLPGIAITLYQPDDDSDIRELEKMGIRFVPKILKDGHFQNTYDRDRRLHRKPAYQPLDTEMIGLIKKKKKKIKPGYKKKIQWQANEKRRKERRAAARSQERSKRKAKRQSF
- a CDS encoding manganese-dependent inorganic pyrophosphatase, with amino-acid sequence MSKILVFGHQNPDSDAIGSAVAFAYLAKEAYGLETEAAALGAPNEETAFVLDYFGVPAPQVIASAKAAGAQQVILTDHNEFQQSVADIKDVDVIGVVDHHRVANFETANPLFMRLEPVGSASSIVYRMFKENQVAVPKAIAGLLLSGLISDTLLLKSPTTHTSDKAVAEELAELAGVDLEEYGLAMLKAGTDLSSKSAAELIAIDAKSFTLNGNQVRVAQVNTVDIAEVLDRQKEIEQAIQETNAANGYSDFVLMITDIINSNSEILALGSHMDKVEAAFNFKLENHHAFLAGAVSRKKQVIPQLTASFGG